A single Primulina eburnea isolate SZY01 chromosome 11, ASM2296580v1, whole genome shotgun sequence DNA region contains:
- the LOC140806280 gene encoding uncharacterized protein, translated as MASVFKFVSQRLVPLAYAFLFSVSMYLLPIFNFISAFIFRLHRDESSGENNGEEIDLLEAETELSSECINEKDITEFIRFDGDGEEEKGEVFLKFKFPNFEEFCRIHEKTDNLSNSEVFCFQSNSKYDSTSGKKSSSAFIAELETFLWKKLMKTKNANRESREKIVMKFRYAMEKETIMPRQRNQ; from the exons ATGGCTTCTGTGTTTAAGTTCGTAAGCCAAAGATTAGTTCCTTTGGCATATGCCTTCTTGTTCTCTGTTTCCATGTATCTGCTCCCGATCTTCAACTTCATCTCTGCGTTTATTTTCAG GCTGCATAGAGATGAGAGTTCCGGGGAGAATAATGGGGAAGAAATTGACCTTCTTGAAGCAGAGACAGAGTTATCGTCTGAGTGTATCAATGAGAAAGATATTACCGAGTTTATAAGATTTGATGGCGATGGCGAGGAAGAAAAGGGAGAGGTATTTCTGAAATTCAAGTTCCCGAATTTTGAAGAATTTTGTAGGATTCATGAAAAAACAGataatttatcaaattctgagGTGTTCTGTTTTCAAAGTAATAGTAAATATGATTCCACATCTGGTAAAAAATCTTCCAGCGCTTTTATAGCTGAACTGGAGACTTTCCTGTGGAAGAAATTAATGAAAACAAAAAATGCGAATCGGGAGAGTCGGGAAAAGATTGTAATGAAATTTCGGTACGCAATGGAGAAGGAAACGATAATGCCGAGGCAGAGGAATCAGTGA
- the LOC140806279 gene encoding uncharacterized protein, producing the protein MFDCWGSDSIDVDHVPWVITSSVDSRSDGFLSDEDFELESMPESSSGLDENVGSSKDLHSGDEMDTTEEETDKSTEHGDMLNPDEFNEDFLSEEDFTGAGFLTKTESKDLAMSDSTNELESLSEHQDLIDQLKMELKKVRDTGLPTILEEFESPKIMEDLKPWKIDEKFRRGDGMGELHKFYKSYRERMRKLDILNHQKMYAMGLLQLKVPLHSTANKKPAAPSLKSMVSRNLWLSKHKIHGSNSMKKFIDELEGDVEVVYVGQMCASWEMLYWQYEKAMDLWDSDSRGINRYNEVAGEFQQFQVLMQRFIEDEPFQGPRVQNYAKNRCVLRNLLQVPVIRVDNMKDKKWRAWTKDRDEYVITVETLVEIVEESIRIFWRFVKADKDCTSTPPSNTHNKIVPQLQDPEDLSLLLAVRKILQKKERKLKDMLRSENCILRRFRRCRDDGEDEWDQVLTFFSQVDMRLVSRALRMSKITRDQLIWCHDKINRISFVNRKMCVEPGFLLFPC; encoded by the exons ATGTTTGATTGCTGGGGTTCGGATTCGATTGATGTCGATCATGTTCCTTGGGTAATCACCAGTTCCGTGGATTCACGCAGTGATGGTTTCTTGTCTGATGAAGATTTTGAACTAGAATCAATGCCAGAATCATCTTCGGGCTTAGACGAAAACGTGGGATCATCAAAAGATCTCCACAGTGGCGACGAAATGGATACTACGGAGGAAGAGACCGATAAATCAACAGAACATGGTGATATGCTAAATCCTGATGAATTTAACGAGGATTTCTTATCGGAGGAAGACTTTACAGGCGCTGGTTTTCTTACCAAAACAGAGTCCAAGGATTTAGCGATGTCCGATTCCACAAACGAATTGGAGTCATTGTCGGAACACCAAGATTTGATAGACCAGTTGAAAATGGAGCTTAAGAAGGTGAGGGACACAGGTTTGCCCACCATTTTAGAAGAATTTGAGTCTCCTAAGATAATGGAGGATTTGAAGCCATGGAAGATTGATGAAAAGTTCCGGCGTGGAGACGGAATGGGGGAGCTTCACAAGTTCTACAAGAGCTACAGAGAAAGAATGCGCAAATTGGATATCTTGAATCACCAGAAAATGTACGCCATGG GTCTGTTGCAGCTAAAGGTTCCCCTTCATTCTACGGCAAACAAAAAACCCGCGGCGCCATCTCTAAAATCCATGGTTTCGCGAAATCTTTGGCTGTCGAAACATAAAATCCACGGAAGCAATTCCATGAAGAAGTTTATAGATGAATTGGAAGGTGATGTTGAAGTGGTATACGTGGGACAGATGTGTGCTTCGTGGGAGATGTTGTATTGGCAGTACGAGAAAGCCATGGATTTATGGGATTCAGACTCCCGTGGGATCAATAGATACAATGAAGTTGCAGGGGAGTTTCAACAGTTTCAAGTGCTGATGCAAAGGTTCATAGAAGACGAGCCATTTCAAGGGCCAAGAGTTCAAAATTATGCGAAAAATCGGTGTGTTCTTCGCAATCTTCTTCAAGTTCCAGTTATTCGAG TGGATAATATGAAGGACAAAAAGTGGAGGGCTTGGACTAAAGACAGAGATGAATACGTTATTACTGTCGAAACGTTAGTTGAAATCGTGGAGGAGTCGATTCGAATATTTTGGCGATTTGTTAAAGCTGATAAGGACTGCACCAGTACTCCACCATCTAATACCCACAACAAAATTGTTCCACAGCTTCAGGATCCGGAAGACCTCAGCCTATTACTAGCGGTCCGAAAAATTCTTCAAAAG AAGGAGAGAAAGCTGAAAGACATGTTGAGGAGTGAGAATTGCATTTTGAGGAGATTTCGACGGTGTAGGGACGATGGCGAAGATGAGTGGGATCAAGTTCTTACGTTTTTCTCTCAAGTAGATATGAGATTAGTTTCTAGAGCTTTGAGGATGTCTAAAATAACAAGAGACCAGTTGATTTGGTGTCATGACAAGATTAACAGGATTAGTTTTGTGAATAGGAAGATGTGTGTCGAACCTGGCTTTTTGCTCTTCCCATGTTAG
- the LOC140805654 gene encoding non-specific lipid-transfer protein 1-like, which translates to MKGFAMMLLVVLAVVSMAVRPGEAISCGDVQGYLSPCLQYLTSGGDPSSQCCSGVSGLSSSLQSQQDRQTACYCMKSAASSIPVQHDAAANLPGRCGVSVGYSISPYVDCSTIS; encoded by the exons atgaagGGATTTGCGATGATGTTGCTTGTGGTTCTTGCGGTGGTCTCAATGGCGGTGCGGCCGGGGGAGGCCATTTCATGCGGTGACGTGCAGGGATACCTTTCTCCATGCTTGCAGTACCTGACTTCCGGCGGGGACCCCTCGTCTCAGTGCTGTAGCGGCGTGTCGGGATTGAGCAGCAGTCTTCAGTCACAGCAGGATAGGCAGACAGCGTGCTACTGCATGAAGTCCGCCGCCTCCAGCATCCCCGTCCAGCATGATGCAGCTGCCAACCTCCCCGGAAGATGTGGTGTTTCCGTTGGATATTCTATTTCTCCATACGTAGACTGCAGCAC GATTTCTTGA
- the LOC140806281 gene encoding transcription factor bHLH47-like — protein sequence MASEAGDSVINQVNATTRLCPRKKNLIKIPRKIHKAEREKLKRDHINELFVDLNKALDLNHPSNGKASMLRDTVRLLGELLAQVDHLKNENAALLSESKYVTIEKDELIEENSALDAQIKKLQSEIDERENSSNSDYSRPQSNGMTPASEEHVAMPVLHNASDSTSILGPIYVMPLHPDSQVYPSPYSETNTSMVPSVSRPQPRYASSSDSWPLHILTKQANVAEDV from the exons ATGGCTTCTGAAGCTGGTGATTCAGTCATTAATCAAGTCAATGCAACAACAAG GTTGTGCCCCAGAAAAAAGAACCTGATTAAAATTCCAAGAAAAATTCACAAAGCTGAAAGGGAAAAGCTAAAGCGAGACCACATAAATGAATTATTCGTGGATCTAAACAAAGCTCTTG ATCTGAATCATCCAAGTAACGGGAAGGCCTCCATGCTGAGAGATACGGTCCGGCTTCTAGGAGAATTGCTGGCGCAGGTTGACCACCTGAAAAACGAAAATGCTGCGCTCTTGTCCGAATCTAAATAT GTTACAATCGAGAAGGATGAACTCATAGAGGAGAATTCTGCTCTAGATGCTCAGATCAAGAAACTGCAGAGTGAAATAGACGAGAGGGAGAATAGCTCAAACTCTGATTATTCAAGGCCTCAGAGCAATGGTATGACTCCAGCATCAGAAGAACACGTTGCAATGCCTGTACTTCATAATGCATCAGATTCGACCTCGATTTTAGGTCCCATATATGTCATGCCACTTCATCCCGACTCCCAAGTATATCCCAGCCCCTACTCTGAGACTAATACAAGCATGGTTCCGAGTGTGAGCAGGCCACAACCCCGTTACGCATCATCTTCCGACTCATGGCCGTTGCATATTCTTACCAAACAGGCAAACGTGGCCGAGGATGTTTGA